GTACTCTGCCTGTGCATGATCCCGTGTCTGCAATGGTCTATGCCATGCACTCTTCTGACATCGAAGCCACCATGTGTGATGGTAAATGGCTGATGAAGGACAAGAAAGTGCTGGTTGTCGACGAAGAAGCTGTGCTGGAAGAGGCCAAAAGCCGTGCCGCATTCCTTCGCAAGAAGGCTGGCATTGTGCTGCCTGACCGCTTCCCCACTGTGAAGGTTCGATAGCTGACGCAGGCAGGGCGAAGCTCTGCAAAGAAAGCGAATATGCCCGGGTGCTCTATGGTGCCCGGGCTTTTTTGTGCGCAAAAGAAAAGCCCCCGCTCTCCGGAGGGAGGGCAGGGGCATACGAACTGGGGAATGAATACTGTGAGTCTGTGCTAGAAGTCGAGACCGTAGTTGTCGACAACACAGCCAACGCGTTCGCGGGATGCCGCGAGGCGGGCACGAAGGCTCTTTTTGTATTCTTCAATGTCCAGAGAAATCGTTGCGACACCAGTATCCATAGCGGCCTGGGCAACAGCAGATGCAACCCATTCCACAACGCGGTCGTCAAAAGCACTCGGAATGACGTAATCATAGCCAAAGCTCATGTCGTCCTTTCCGTAGACTTTTTTGACGTTGTCAGGAACGTCGGTCTGGGCAAGGTCGGCGAGCGCCTGTGCAGCGGCGATCTTCATCTCTTCGTTAATGGCGGTGGCTCGGGTGTCGAGTGCGCCACGGAAGATGGACGGGAAGCCCAAAACGTTGTTGATCTGGTTCGGGAAGTCAGAGCGGCCAGTGCCCATAATGCAGTTCGGGCTGGCAGCTTTGGCTTCGTCGTAGGTAATTTCTGGATCCGGGTTAGCGCACGCAAAAATAATGGGGTTCTCTGCCATGCTGCTGACCATGTCCTGAGTCAGGATGCCCTTGACCGAAAGGCCGAGGAACATGTCAGCGCCCTTGATGACTTCACTCATGGAGCCAAAGTCTTTGGACTGGGCAAAGAACTGTTTTTGCGGAGTCAGGTTTGTACGACCTGCGTGGATAAGACCGCGAGAGTCAAACATGAAGACGTTTTCCTTGCGGACGCCCATGCTGATGTAGAATTTGGTGCAGGCTGATGCAGCAGCTCCGGCACCAGAAACGACGACTTTCAGGTCTTCTGGTTTTTTGCCCGTCAGTTT
This genomic stretch from Desulfobaculum bizertense DSM 18034 harbors:
- a CDS encoding malic enzyme-like NAD(P)-binding protein produces the protein MALFTKQEALDYHSQGHKGKTEVIPVKPCKTQKQLSLAYSPGVAQPCLEIEKDPALAYEYTGKGNLVGVLSNGTAVLGLGNIGAQAGKPVMEGKGVLFKTFADIDVFDINLATEDPEEFIRCAKLMEPTFGAINLEDIKAPECFMIEDRLKEEMNIPVFHDDQHGTAIISGAGMLNALKLTGKKPEDLKVVVSGAGAAASACTKFYISMGVRKENVFMFDSRGLIHAGRTNLTPQKQFFAQSKDFGSMSEVIKGADMFLGLSVKGILTQDMVSSMAENPIIFACANPDPEITYDEAKAASPNCIMGTGRSDFPNQINNVLGFPSIFRGALDTRATAINEEMKIAAAQALADLAQTDVPDNVKKVYGKDDMSFGYDYVIPSAFDDRVVEWVASAVAQAAMDTGVATISLDIEEYKKSLRARLAASRERVGCVVDNYGLDF